TTGTCGATATCTGCGTAGATACGATTATTCGCACGGCGCAAACCGGCAAAATCGGTGACGGTAAAATTTTCGTCTTTGACGTGGCACGGGTCATTCGTATCCGTACTGGCGAAGAGGACGACGCGGCAATTTAAACCGCGTCAGGGTTGCCGGATGTCTCCATCCGGCAACCTCAAATCACAGCACTTTATGCGGGCCAAAGCATTCGTAATGAATGTTTTCCTGTTTCACACCCAGGTCCACTAACTGTTTCGCGGCAAACTGCATGAAGCCAACCGGGCCGCAGAGATAGAACTGCATTGTCGGATCGCTGAACGCACCTTCCAGTTTGCTCAAATCCATCAGACCTTCACTATCAAACTGACCTTTAGCGCGATCGGCTTCGCTCGGCTGACGATACCAGGTGTGCGCAGTAAAGCGCGGTAGTGCTTGTCCCAGTTCCTTAACTTCATCGGCAAAGGCGTGAACATCGCCATTTTCTGCCGCATGGAACCAGTTCACTTGTGCTGTGTGGCCTGCTTTTGCCAGCGTGTCGAGCATTGCCAGCATTGGTGTTTGACCGACACCGGCAGAGATTAACGTCACCGGCGTGTCATCTGCGATAGCCATAAAGAAATCACCTGCCGGAGCGACCAGTTTCACAACATCGCCAACGTTGGCGTGATTGTGCAGCCAGTTGGATACTTGCCCGCCATCTTCGCGTTTCACCGCAATACGATAGCCTTTGCCATCAGGTTTACGGGTCAAAGAGTACTGACGAATCTCCTGATGCGGGAAACCTTCCGGCTTCAGCCAGACGCCGAGATATTGCCCCGGACGGTATTCCGCCACTGCACCGCCGTCCACCGGCTCAAGTTCGAAGCTGGTGATCAATGCGCTGCGCGGTGTTTTAGCTACAATGCGGAAATCGCGAGTACCTTCCCAGCCACCGGCTTTGCTGGCGTTTTCGTTATAGATTTCTGCCTCGCGATTGATAAATACATTAGCCAGTACGCCATAGGCTTTACCCCACGCGTCCAGCACTTCCTGGCCCGGACTGAACATTTCGTCCAGCGTCGCCAACAGGTGTTCACCGACGATATTGTATTGTTCCGGTTTGATCTGGAAGCTGGTGTGTTTCTGAGCGATTTTTTCAACCGCTGGCAGCAGCGCAGGCAGGTTTTCGATATTGCTGGCGTAGGCGGCAATGGCGTTAAACAAGGCTTCACGTTGATCGCCATTACGCTGGTTACTCATGTTAAAAATTTCTTTGAGTTCTGGGTTATGAGTAAACATACGGTCGTAGAAATGGGCGGTTAACTTTGGCCCTGTTTCCACCAGTAAAGGGATGGTGGCTTTTACTGTAGCGATGGTTTGAGCGTCAAGCATATGGTCTTCCTTTTTTTGCATCTTAATTGATGTATCTCAAATGCATCTTATAAAAAATAGCCCTGCAATGTAAATGGTTCTTTGGTGTTTTTCATGAAGAATGTGATGAAGTGAAAAATTTGCATCACAAACCTGAAAAGAAATCCGTTTACGGTTGCAAGCTCTTTATTCTCCAAAGCCTTGCGCAGCCTGAAGGTAATCGTTTGCGTAAATTCCTTTGTCAAGACCTGTTATCGCACAATGATTCGGTTATACTGTTCGCCGTTGTCCAACAGGACCGCCTATAAAGGCCGAAAATTTTATTGTTAGCTGAGTCAGGAGATGCGGATGTTAAAGCGTGAAATGAACATTGCCGATTATGATGCCGAACTGTGGCAGGCTATGGAGCAGGAAAAAGTACGTCAGGAAGAGCACATCGAACTGATCGCCTCCGAAAACTACACCAGCCCGCGCGTAATGCAGGCGCAGGGTTCTCAGCTGACCAACAAATATGCTGAAGGTTATCCGGGCAAACGCTACTACGGCGGTTGCGAGTATGTTGATATCGTTGAACAACTGGCGATCGATCGCGCGAAAGAACTGTTCGGCGCTGACTACGCTAACGTCCAGCCGCACTCCGGCTCCCAGGCGAACTTTGCGGTCTACACCGCGCTGCTGGAACCCGGCGACACCGTTCTGGGTATGAACCTGGCGCATGGCGGTCACCTGACTCACGGTTCTCCGGTTAACTTCTCCGGTAAACTGTACAACATCGTTCCTTACGGTATCGATGCTACCGGTCATATCGACTACGCCGATCTGGAAAAACAAGCCAAAGAACACAAGCCGAAAATGATCATCGGTGGCTTCTCTGCATATTCCGGCGTGGTTGACTGGGCGAAAATGCGTGAAATCGCTGACAGCATCGGTGCTTACCTGTTCGTTGATATGGCGCACGTTGCGGGACTGGTCGCTGCTGGCGTCTACCCGAACCCGGTTCCTCATGCTCACGTAGTGACTACCACCACTCACAAAACCCTGGCGGGTCCGCGCGGCGGCCTGATCCTGGCGAAAGGCGGTAGCGAAGAACTGTACAAAAAACTGAACTCTGCCGTTTTCCCTGGTGGTCAGGGCGGCCCGTTGATGCACGTAATCGCTGGTAAAGCGGTTGCTCTGAAAGAAGCGATGGAACCTGAGTTCAAAACTTACCAACAGCAGGTCGCGAAAAACGCTAAAGCCATGGTAGAAGTATTCCTGGAGCGCGGCTACAAAGTGGTTTCCGGCGGTACTGATAACCACCTGTTCCTGGTTGATCTGGTTGATAAAAACCTGACCGGTAAAGAAGCTGACGCCGCTCTGGGCCGTGCTAACATCACCGTCAACAAAAACAGCGTACCGAACGATCCGAAGAGCCCGTTTGTGACTTCCGGTATTCGTGTAGGTACTCCAGCGATTACCCGTCGTGGCTTTAAAGAAGCCGAAGCGAAAGAACTGGCTGGCTGGATGTGTGACGTGCTGGACAGCATCAATGATGAAGCGGTTATCGAGCGCATCAAAGGCAAAGTTCTCGATATCTGCGCACGTTACCCGGTTTACGCATAAGCGAAACGGTGATTTGCTGACAATGTGCTCGTTGTTCATGCCGGATGCGGCGTGAACGCCTTATCAGGCCTACAAATTCTTGCAAATTCAATATATTGCAATCTCCGTGTAGGCCTGATAAGCGTAGCGCATCAGGCAATTTTTCGTTTGTGATCATCAAGGCTTTCTTCGGGAAGCCTTGTTACGTTATCGCGCCATCAAATCTGTCGTAACTGCGCCTCAACATACAAATAGCCAATCCCCAGCACCTGTTGTGCGCGGCTTAATTGCCCAAAGCCAATTTGCGTCGCTTTCACGCTCGGTCCTTCGTCACGGTCGAACGGGTTAAATCCTGTCTGGCGAATAATGGAATTAAGCCAGTTCTCACCAAAGGCGCAGCTGCGACCATACAGCCAAATCTGATTAATATTGAGGATATTGAGGAAGTTATACAGACTCAAACCAATGGCGTTGGCACTGCGGTCAACCCAGCTGGTGATCCACGGCTCTCCACTCTGCCAGGCAGCGATTAATTGTGCGGTTGTCAATTTTTCAGGATCAAGCTGAGTATTCACCGGTTGTGATTTTAGCCATACTCGCGCCTGTTTTTTTAATGCGCTTAACGAGGCGACGGTTTCCAGGCAGCCATAACGTCCACAGTCGCAGGCGACGCCATCCGGATTAACGATGGTGTGACCAATCTGTCCGCTACCATACAAACTGCCGCGATAAATTTGCTCGTTGATCACGAACGACGAGCCAATACCGTAATCAACGTTGATCACGCAGAAATCCCGTCCTTGCGAATTATTTTGCCATTTCTCCGCCAGCGCCAGCATCACGCAGTCATTATCGACCATCACCCGAATGCCCAGCTTCTCTTCCAGCAGATACTTCACCTCAACCGGCGTTGTCCACGGCGCTTGCGGCATGGTTTGCGACACGCCAGTCACTGGATCAACCTGACCGTGGATTGCCAGCGCCAGGTTGATAGTACGGTCCGGCCACAGTTTATGATGACGATGCCAGCATTTTTCGATTTCGGACAACAGAGCCTGCGGTGTCGGTGCATCAATCTGAAAATACTCAAATTCGCCTTTCGGACTTAAACAGGCATTAGCGACCTGACACTCAATGCTGGTGGGCGTTACGTTCAGGCACAGCGTCCAGTCACCTTCCGGCGCGATCAGCCATGTACCGCTACTGTGCCCGCGCGTCTGGCTTTCATCGTCGATATTCACCACCCGTTTTTCGCTTTCCAGCTCCTGCAAAATATTACTGACCGCTGGAATTGAAATTTGCGCCAGCCGGGCCAGCGTTGATTTATTGGCGCGCTTTTGCCGGTACAGCAGTTCCAGAATCACGCATTTGTTATGGTGGCGGATCTGTTGATTGTTAATGCAGGCTCTCATATTCACTAAACCTTGTTTAGTTAATTGCGTGATTATTCCGCGAAAACATTGCCAGATTGTTCAATACACTGCCACAAATCTTTTAATTCAGTATGTCTTGTTAATATTGAGGGCACCATGACTCCAGTAAAAGTGTGGCAAGAGCGCGTTGAGATCCCGACTTATGAAACCGGGCCGCAGGATATACACCCTATGTTCCTGGAAAATCGCGTTTATCAGGGATCGTCCGGCGCGGTTTATCCCTACGGCGTGACCGATACGCTGAGCGAGCAGAAAGTCCTGAAATCCTGGCAAGCGGTGTGGCTGGAAAACGACTATATCAAAGTGATGATCCTGCCGGAGCTGGGCGGTCGGGTGCATCGCGCTTGGGATAAAGTGAAACAGCGCGATTTTGTCTATCACAATGAGGTGATTAAACCGGCGCTGGTAGGGCTATTGGGGCCGTGGATTTCGGGCGGGATTGAGTTTAACTGGCCACAACACCATCGCCCAACCACCTTTATGCCCGTTGATTTCACCCTCGAAGCCCATGAAGACGGCGCACAGACGGTGTGGGTCGGCGAAACGGAGCCGATGCACGGTTTACAGGTGATGACCGGTTTCACACTACGCCCTGACCGGGCGGCGCTGGAAATCGCCAGCCGCGTCTATAACGGCAATGCCACGCCGCGTCATTTCTTGTGGTGGGCCAACCCGGCAGTGAAAGGTGGCGAAGGGCATCAGAGCGTTTTCCCGCCGGATGTAACGGCGGTGTTTGATCACGGCAAACGGGCTGTTTCAGCTTTCCCTATCGCTACCGGCACTTACTACAAAGTGGACTACTCCGCCGGAGTGGATATTTCTCGCTATAAAAATGTGCCAGTGCCGACTTCGTATATGGCCGAAAAATCGCAGTACGATTTTGTTGGCGCATGGTGTCACGATGAAGATGGCGGTTTGCTACACGTTGCCAACCACCACATCGCGCCAGGTAAAAAACAGTGGAGCTGGGGACACAGTGAATTCGGCCAGGCGTGGGATAAGAGCCTGACCGACAATAACGGCCCGTATATCGAACTGATGACGGGTATTTTTGCCGATAACCAGCCCGATTTTACCTGGCTTGATGCTTACGAAGAGAAGCGTTTCGAGCAGTATTTCCTGCCTTATCATTCTCTGGGCATGGTGCAAAACGCCTCCCGCGATGCGGTGATTAAACTCCAGCGTAGCGAGCGGGGGATTGAGTGGGGGCTGTATGCCATCTCTCCGTTGAACGGATACCGGCTGGCGATCCGCGAAATCGGCAGATGCAACGCGTTGCTCGACGATGCTGTGGCTCTGACGCCAGCGAACGCCATTCAGGGCGTGTTGCATGGTATCAATCCTGACAGACTAACCATTGAACTCTCCGATGCTGACGGCAATATCGTACTGAGTTATCAGGAACATCAGCCGCAAGAGTTGCCGTTGCCGGACGTCGCCAAAGCGCCACTGGCAGCACAAGAGATTACCAGTACAGATGAAGCCTGGTTTATCGGTCAGCATCTGGAGCAATATCATCATGCCAGCCGTTCCCCCTTCGATTACTACCTGCGCGGCGTGGCGCTGGACCCGCTGGATTATCGCTGTAACCTGGCGTTGGCGATGCTGGAATATAACCGCGCCGACTTCCCGCAAACGGTGGCGTATGCCACTCAGGCGCTGAAACGCGCACATGCGTTGAACAAAAACCCGCAGTGCGGACAGGCGAGTTTAATTCGCGCCAGTGCTTACGAACGTCAGGGGCAATATCAACAAGCCGAAGAGGATTTCTGGCGTGCGGTCTGGAGCGGAAACAGTAAAGCCGGTGGCTATTATGGTCTGGCACGGCTGGCGGCGCGTAATGGTCACTTCGACGCGGGTCTGGATTTTTGCCAACAAAGTCTTCGCGCCTGCCCAACCAATCAGGAAGTGCTTTGCCTGCATAACCTGCTGCTGGTGTTAAGTGGTCGTCAGGACAACGCGCGTTTGCAGCGAGAGAAGTTGCTGCGTGATTATCCGCTGAACGCCACTCTGTGGTGGCTGAACTGGTTCGATGGTTGTAGCGAATCTGCCCTCGTACAGTGGCGAGGTCTGTGTCAGGGACGCGACGTTAACGCCCTGATGACCGCCGGGCAACTGATTAACTGGGGCATGCCCGCTCTGGCGGCAGAGATGCTGAACGCACTGGACTGTCAGCGCACGCTACCGCTTTACCTGCAAGCCAGTTTGCTGCCAAAAGCTGAACGCGGAGAACTGGTCGCAAAAGCTATTGATGTCTTCCCGCAGTTTGTCCGTTTCCCTAATACGCTGGAAGAAGTGGCGGCGCTGGAGAGTATCGAAGAGTGCTGGTTTGCCCGGCATTTACTGGCCTGTTTCTACTACAACAAGCGCAGTTACAACAAAGCCATTGCCTTATGGCAGCGTTGCGTTGAGATGTCGCCGGAGTTTGCCGACGGATGGCGTGGGCTGGCAATCCATGCGTGGAATAAGCAGCATGATTATGAACTGGCTGCGCGTTATCTTGATAATGCTTATCAACTTGCGCCGCAGGATGCACGTTTGCTATTCGAACGGGATTTGCTGGATAAGTTAACCGGTGCTGCACCAGAAAAACGTCTGGCGCGTCTGGAAGCTAATCTGGAAATCGCCCTGAAGCGTGATGACATGACCGCAGAATTGCTCAATTTGTGGCATCTCACTGGTCAGGCCGACAAAGCGGCAGAGATTCTCGCCACGCGTAAATTCCATCCGTGGGAAGGCGGAGAAGGGAAAGTCACCAGTCAGTTTATCCTCAACCAGTTGTTACGCGCCTGGCAATACCTTGATGCCAGACAACCGCAGCAGGCCAGCGAACTGCTTCATGCCGCGCTGCACTATCCGGAGAATTTAAGCGAAGGCCGTTTACCGGGGCAAACTGACAACGACATCTGGTTCTGGCAGGCGATATGTGCCAAAGCCCAGGGCGATGAAACTGCAGCGACGCGTTGTTTACGTCTGGCGGCGACGGGTGATCGCACTATTAACATCCACAGTTATTACAACGATCAACCGGTTGATTATCTCTTCTGGCAAGGGATGGCGCTGCGATTACTGGGCGAACAACAAACCGCACAGCAACTGTTTATTGAAATGAAACAGTGGGCGCAAGAGATGGCAAAAACCAGTATCGAAGCGGATTTCTTTGCCGTCTCGCAGCCTGACTTGTTGTCGCTGTATGGCGATTTACAACAGCAGCATAAAGAAAAATGCCTGATGGTGGCGATGCTGGCGGCCGCGGGATTAGGCGAGATTGCGCAATACGAATCTGCTCGCGCTGAATTGACGGCGATTAATCCGGCCTGGCCGAAAGCGCCATTATTCACCACCGTGATGCCTTTTATTTTTAACCGCGTTCACTAAACCTTATTAACTGTAATATTTGAGCGGCACGCGCTGCCGCTCACGCTCAAATAATTAAAATAAGCCGTTGTAAATAAAAACCCTACAGGAGGCACTATGCCTAAAAAAATGAGAACAACCCGTAATCTATTATTAATGGCTACGCTATTAGGTAGCACACTATTTGCCAACGCTGCGGATAAAGAAATGACCATTGGCGCAATATACCTTGATACCCAGGGATATTACGCTGGAGTGCGCCAGGGCGTTCAGGATGCGGCAAAAGATTCTTCAGTACAGGTACAGTTAATTGAAACTAACGCCCAGGGCGATATTTCGAAAGAAAGTACCTTTGTTGATACCCTCGTGGCGCGTAATGTCGATGCCATTATTTTGTCGGCAGTGTCTGAAAATGGCAGTAGCCGCACCGTTCGCCGCGCCAGTGAGGCGGGTATTCCGGTGATTTGCTACAACACCTGTATTAATCAAAAGGGTGTCGATAAATATGTCTCGGCATATCTGGTTGGCGATCCGCTGGAATTTGGTAAAAAACTGGGTAACGCTGCCGCCGATTATTTTATTGCTAACAAAATTGACCAGCCGAAAATTGCTGTCATCAATTGCGAAGCCTTTGAAGTTTGTGTGCAACGACGTAAAGGGTTTGAAGAAGTATTAAAAGCCCGCGTTCCCGGCGCGAAAATTGTCGCTAATCAGGAAGGGACTGTTTTAGATAAAGCGATTTCTGTTGGTGAAAAACTGATTATCTCCACGCCAGATCTCAACGCCATTATGGGGGAATCGGGTGGAGCGACACTCGGCGCGGTAAAAGCGGTACGTAATCAAAATCAGGCTGGAAAAATTGCCGTTTTCGGTTCAGATATGACCACTGAAATTGCTCAGGAACTGGAAAATAACCAGGTGCTGAAAGCGGTAGTGGATATTTCCGGTAAGAAAATGGGCAATGCTGTTTTCGCGCAAACATTGAAGGTTATCAATAAACAAGCCGACGGTGAAAAAGTGATTCAGGTACCAATCGATCTCTATACCAAAACGGAAGACGGTAAACAGTGGCTGGCAACACACGTTGATGGTCTGCCCTAATCGCTGATTCGCAGAGGTCCCTATGTTCACGGCAACAGAGGCAGTTCCGGTAGCAAAAGTGGTGGCAGGAAATAAGCGTTACCCCGGTGTCGTTGCGCTGGATAACGTTAACTTTACGCTCAATAAAGGCGAAGTTCGCGCGCTGTTAGGCAAAAACGGTGCGGGAAAATCGACCCTCATTCGAATGCTTACCGGTAGCGAACGTCCGGATAGCGGTGATATCTGGATTGGCGAGACGCGACTGGAAGGTGACGAAGCTACGCTGACTCGCCGTGCCGCTGAACTGGGGGTACGCGCGGTTTATCAGGAATTAAGTCTGGTGGAAGGGCTGACAGTGGCGGAAAACCTCTGCCTCGGTCAGTGGCCCCGCCGCAACGGCATGATTGATTACCTGCAAATGGCGCAGGACGCCCAACGTTGCTTGCAGGCGCTGGGCGTTGACGTTAGTCCTGAACAACTTGTTTCGACACTAAGTCCGGCGCAAAAGCAACTGGTGGAAATTGCGCGGGTGATGAAAGGCGAGCCGCGCGTGGTCATCCTTGATGAACCGACCAGCTCGCTTGCCAGTACGGAAGTTGAACTGGTGATCAGCGCCGTGAAAAAAATGTCAGCACTGGGCGTGGCGGTGATTTATGTCAGCCACCGGATGGAAGAAATTCGCCGCATTGCCTCCTGTGCCACCGTTATGCGCGATGGTCAGGTGGCGGGCGATGTGATGCTCGAAAACACCTCAACCCGTCATATTGTGTCGCTGATGCTCGGGCGCGATCACGTTGATCTTGCACCGGTTGTAGCTCAGGAGATTGCGGACCAGACCGTACTGGAAGTTCGCGCGTTACGCCACAGACCAAAACTTACGGAGATCAGTTTTTCCCTGCGTCGCGGCGAAGTGCTCGGCATTGCTGGTCTGCTGGGGGCAGGGCGCAGTGAATTGCTGAAGGCGATTGTTGGGCTGGAGACGTATGAACAGGGCGATATTGTTATCAACGGCGAGAAAATCACGCGCCCCGATTACGGCGACATGCTGAAACGCGGCATTGGCTATACGCCAGAAAACCGCAAAGAAGCGGGGATCATTCCCTGGTTGGGCGTTGACGAAAATACAGTGCTGACCAATCGGCAAAAAATCAGCGCCAACGGTGTGCTGCAATGGTACACCATCCGCCGCCTGACCGAAGAGGTGATGCAGCGGATGACGGTCAAGGCAGCCAGTAGCGAAACGCCTATTGGCACGCTTTCTGGCGGCAATCAGCAAAAAGTGGTGATCGGTCGTTGGGTCTATGCCGCCAGCCAGATTTTATTGCTCGACGAGCCAACGCGCGGCGTCGATATCGAAGCCAAACAGCAGATTTACCGTATTGTCCGCGAGCTGGCTGCCGAAGGGAAAAGCGTGGTGTTTATCTCCAGTGAAGTGGAGGAGTTGCCGCTGGTGTGCGACCGCATCCTGTTATTACAGCACGGTACGTTCTCGCAGGAGTTTCACTCGCCGGTCAATGTGGATGAGCTGATGTCCGCCATTCTGTCTGTGCACTGATGAATTTTACCGAGGAACCTGAAGATGTCTGCTTCGTCATTATCATTGCCGCAGGGCAAGAGCGTCTCGCTCAAACAATTTGTCAGTCGCCATATTAATGAGATTGGTTTGCTGGTGGTAATCGCCATTCTTTATCTGGTCTTCTCCCTGAACGCACCGGGCTTTATCTCATTGAATAACCAAATGAACGTGCTGCGCGATGCTGCCACCATCGGGATCGCCGCCTGGGCGATGACGCTGATTATTATCTCCGGTGAAATTGATGTCAGCGTTGGACCGATGGTGGCTTTTGTCTCGGTGTGCCTGGCATTTTTGCTGCAATTTAACGTTCCGCTGGCGATTGCTTGTCTGCTGGTGTTGCTGTTAGGCGCGCTGATGGGGACGCTGGCCGGCGTGCTGCGCGGCGTGTTTAACGTGCCCAGTTTCGTTGCCACGCTGGGGCTGTGGAGCGCCCTGCGCGGAATGGGGCTGTTTATGACTAACGCCCTGCCAGTGCCGATTGACGAAAACGAGGTACTGGACTGGCTGGGGGGACAATTTCTCGGTGTGCCGGTATCCGCGCTGATCATGATGGTGTTGTTTGCGCTGTTTGTGTTCATTAGCCGCAAAACCGCCTTCGGGCGCTCGGTTTTTGCTGTTGGCGGTAATGCGACGGCAGCGCAGTTGTGCGGTATCAACGTTCGTCGGGTGCGCATTCTTATTTTTACCCTTTCGGGATTATTAGCGGCGGTGACCGGCATTTTGCTGGCAGCTCGCCTCGGTTCTGGTAACGCAGGTGCGGCAAACGGTCTGGAGTTTGACGTCATCGCTGCGGTCGTGGTCGGCGGTACGGCACTTTCCGGCGGTCGCGGTTCCTTGTTCGGTACATTGCTTGGTGTGCTGGTGATTACGCTAATCGGTAACGGTCTGGTGTTGCTCGGGATTAACTCTTTTTTCCAGCAGGTGGTGCGCGGCGTCATCATCGTGGTGGCGGTTCTGGCGAATATCTTGCTGACCCAGCGAAGCAGTAAAGCGAAACGCTAAACCTTAACGCCCCTGGCGCGGGTGCGGCAGGGATGAAAATTAATCGTATTGTTAATGAGGGAATTATGAAAACGATGCTGGCAGCTTATTTACCAGGAAATTCGACCGTCGATCTGCGGGAAGTTGCGGTGCCGACACCGGGGATTAACCAGGTACTGATTAAAATGAAATCCTCCGGGATTTGCGGAAGCGATGTCCACTATATCTATCATCAACACCGCGCCACAGCGGCGGCTCCCGATAAACCGTTATACCAGGGATTTATCAACGGTCATGAACCGTGCGGGCAAATTGTGGCGATGGGGCAAGGCTGCCGCCATTTTAAAGAGGGCGACCGCGTGCTGGTGTATCACATTTCTGGCTGTGGTTTTTGCCCGAACTGCCGTCGCGGTTTTCCTATCTCTTGTACTGGCGAAGGAAAAGCCGCTTACGGCTGGCAGCGTGACGGCGGTCATGCCGAATACCTGCTGGCGGAAGAAAAAGATCTGATCCTTCTGCCGGACGCGCTGAGCTATGAAGATGGTGCGTTTATCAGTTGCGGCGTTGGTACAGCGTATGAAGGGATTTTGCGCGGCGAAGTTTCCGGCAGTGATAACGTGCTGGTGGTCGGTCTGGGGCCGGTCGGCATGATGGCGATGATGCTGGCGAAAGGTCGCGGTGCAAAAAGGATCATCGGCGTTGATATGCTGCCGGAACGTCTGGCAATGGCGAAACAGTTAGGGGTGATGGATCACGGCTATTTAGCAACCACTGAAAGTCTGCCGCAGATTATCGCCGAACTTACCCACGGCGGCGC
The nucleotide sequence above comes from Escherichia coli. Encoded proteins:
- the glyA gene encoding serine hydroxymethyltransferase, with product MLKREMNIADYDAELWQAMEQEKVRQEEHIELIASENYTSPRVMQAQGSQLTNKYAEGYPGKRYYGGCEYVDIVEQLAIDRAKELFGADYANVQPHSGSQANFAVYTALLEPGDTVLGMNLAHGGHLTHGSPVNFSGKLYNIVPYGIDATGHIDYADLEKQAKEHKPKMIIGGFSAYSGVVDWAKMREIADSIGAYLFVDMAHVAGLVAAGVYPNPVPHAHVVTTTTHKTLAGPRGGLILAKGGSEELYKKLNSAVFPGGQGGPLMHVIAGKAVALKEAMEPEFKTYQQQVAKNAKAMVEVFLERGYKVVSGGTDNHLFLVDLVDKNLTGKEADAALGRANITVNKNSVPNDPKSPFVTSGIRVGTPAITRRGFKEAEAKELAGWMCDVLDSINDEAVIERIKGKVLDICARYPVYA
- the yphE gene encoding sugar ABC transporter ATP-binding protein, which gives rise to MFTATEAVPVAKVVAGNKRYPGVVALDNVNFTLNKGEVRALLGKNGAGKSTLIRMLTGSERPDSGDIWIGETRLEGDEATLTRRAAELGVRAVYQELSLVEGLTVAENLCLGQWPRRNGMIDYLQMAQDAQRCLQALGVDVSPEQLVSTLSPAQKQLVEIARVMKGEPRVVILDEPTSSLASTEVELVISAVKKMSALGVAVIYVSHRMEEIRRIASCATVMRDGQVAGDVMLENTSTRHIVSLMLGRDHVDLAPVVAQEIADQTVLEVRALRHRPKLTEISFSLRRGEVLGIAGLLGAGRSELLKAIVGLETYEQGDIVINGEKITRPDYGDMLKRGIGYTPENRKEAGIIPWLGVDENTVLTNRQKISANGVLQWYTIRRLTEEVMQRMTVKAASSETPIGTLSGGNQQKVVIGRWVYAASQILLLDEPTRGVDIEAKQQIYRIVRELAAEGKSVVFISSEVEELPLVCDRILLLQHGTFSQEFHSPVNVDELMSAILSVH
- the yphH gene encoding ROK family protein; the protein is MRACINNQQIRHHNKCVILELLYRQKRANKSTLARLAQISIPAVSNILQELESEKRVVNIDDESQTRGHSSGTWLIAPEGDWTLCLNVTPTSIECQVANACLSPKGEFEYFQIDAPTPQALLSEIEKCWHRHHKLWPDRTINLALAIHGQVDPVTGVSQTMPQAPWTTPVEVKYLLEEKLGIRVMVDNDCVMLALAEKWQNNSQGRDFCVINVDYGIGSSFVINEQIYRGSLYGSGQIGHTIVNPDGVACDCGRYGCLETVASLSALKKQARVWLKSQPVNTQLDPEKLTTAQLIAAWQSGEPWITSWVDRSANAIGLSLYNFLNILNINQIWLYGRSCAFGENWLNSIIRQTGFNPFDRDEGPSVKATQIGFGQLSRAQQVLGIGYLYVEAQLRQI
- the yphG gene encoding DUF5107 domain-containing protein produces the protein MTPVKVWQERVEIPTYETGPQDIHPMFLENRVYQGSSGAVYPYGVTDTLSEQKVLKSWQAVWLENDYIKVMILPELGGRVHRAWDKVKQRDFVYHNEVIKPALVGLLGPWISGGIEFNWPQHHRPTTFMPVDFTLEAHEDGAQTVWVGETEPMHGLQVMTGFTLRPDRAALEIASRVYNGNATPRHFLWWANPAVKGGEGHQSVFPPDVTAVFDHGKRAVSAFPIATGTYYKVDYSAGVDISRYKNVPVPTSYMAEKSQYDFVGAWCHDEDGGLLHVANHHIAPGKKQWSWGHSEFGQAWDKSLTDNNGPYIELMTGIFADNQPDFTWLDAYEEKRFEQYFLPYHSLGMVQNASRDAVIKLQRSERGIEWGLYAISPLNGYRLAIREIGRCNALLDDAVALTPANAIQGVLHGINPDRLTIELSDADGNIVLSYQEHQPQELPLPDVAKAPLAAQEITSTDEAWFIGQHLEQYHHASRSPFDYYLRGVALDPLDYRCNLALAMLEYNRADFPQTVAYATQALKRAHALNKNPQCGQASLIRASAYERQGQYQQAEEDFWRAVWSGNSKAGGYYGLARLAARNGHFDAGLDFCQQSLRACPTNQEVLCLHNLLLVLSGRQDNARLQREKLLRDYPLNATLWWLNWFDGCSESALVQWRGLCQGRDVNALMTAGQLINWGMPALAAEMLNALDCQRTLPLYLQASLLPKAERGELVAKAIDVFPQFVRFPNTLEEVAALESIEECWFARHLLACFYYNKRSYNKAIALWQRCVEMSPEFADGWRGLAIHAWNKQHDYELAARYLDNAYQLAPQDARLLFERDLLDKLTGAAPEKRLARLEANLEIALKRDDMTAELLNLWHLTGQADKAAEILATRKFHPWEGGEGKVTSQFILNQLLRAWQYLDARQPQQASELLHAALHYPENLSEGRLPGQTDNDIWFWQAICAKAQGDETAATRCLRLAATGDRTINIHSYYNDQPVDYLFWQGMALRLLGEQQTAQQLFIEMKQWAQEMAKTSIEADFFAVSQPDLLSLYGDLQQQHKEKCLMVAMLAAAGLGEIAQYESARAELTAINPAWPKAPLFTTVMPFIFNRVH
- the hmpA gene encoding NO-inducible flavohemoprotein; translation: MLDAQTIATVKATIPLLVETGPKLTAHFYDRMFTHNPELKEIFNMSNQRNGDQREALFNAIAAYASNIENLPALLPAVEKIAQKHTSFQIKPEQYNIVGEHLLATLDEMFSPGQEVLDAWGKAYGVLANVFINREAEIYNENASKAGGWEGTRDFRIVAKTPRSALITSFELEPVDGGAVAEYRPGQYLGVWLKPEGFPHQEIRQYSLTRKPDGKGYRIAVKREDGGQVSNWLHNHANVGDVVKLVAPAGDFFMAIADDTPVTLISAGVGQTPMLAMLDTLAKAGHTAQVNWFHAAENGDVHAFADEVKELGQALPRFTAHTWYRQPSEADRAKGQFDSEGLMDLSKLEGAFSDPTMQFYLCGPVGFMQFAAKQLVDLGVKQENIHYECFGPHKVL
- the yphF gene encoding substrate-binding domain-containing protein, with protein sequence MPKKMRTTRNLLLMATLLGSTLFANAADKEMTIGAIYLDTQGYYAGVRQGVQDAAKDSSVQVQLIETNAQGDISKESTFVDTLVARNVDAIILSAVSENGSSRTVRRASEAGIPVICYNTCINQKGVDKYVSAYLVGDPLEFGKKLGNAAADYFIANKIDQPKIAVINCEAFEVCVQRRKGFEEVLKARVPGAKIVANQEGTVLDKAISVGEKLIISTPDLNAIMGESGGATLGAVKAVRNQNQAGKIAVFGSDMTTEIAQELENNQVLKAVVDISGKKMGNAVFAQTLKVINKQADGEKVIQVPIDLYTKTEDGKQWLATHVDGLP